Proteins from one Mercurialis annua linkage group LG7, ddMerAnnu1.2, whole genome shotgun sequence genomic window:
- the LOC126655386 gene encoding protein RMD5 homolog, whose translation MDLNPIKDAFDRVAKKQKLSSSKAQEVIDQIMQEIEKARETIQCGYSSSDFDYRSVISELNKRLQEISPLTQLESTQKALNIALSKYPKLLEKSFNPDISKAYRNVDFDTHTVSQIIAGHFYRQGLFSIGDCFVDEAKAPESTVAIRSLFSEMYLIIEAMKNRNLEPALNWAAANSDKLKESGSDLQLKLHRLQFVEILRTGSRNDALKYARTHITPFASSNFGEIQKLMACLLYAGKLDHSPYAELLSPANWNLVANELTRQFCNLLGQSFESPLSMTVAAGFQGLPPLLKFMTVMSGKKQEWQTMKQLPVPVELDREFQFHSIFVCPVSKEQSSDENPPMLMICGHVLCRQSITKMSKNSTKTFKCPYCPSDIDATQCRPLHF comes from the coding sequence ATGGATCTGAATCCAATTAAGGATGCATTTGATCGTGTTGCAAAGAAGCAAAAGCTGTCCAGTTCTAAAGCTCAGGAAGTAATTGACCAGATCATGCAAGAAATAGAAAAGGCACGGGAAACAATACAGTGTGGATATTCTAGTTCTGACTTTGACTATAGATCAGTTATAAGTGAGCTTAATAAAAGGCTGCAAGAAATTTCTCCACTTACTCAGCTGGAAAGCACACAGAAGGCACTGAATATAGCTCTGAGCAAATACCCAAAGCTGCTCGAGAAATCCTTTAACCCGGACATATCCAAGGCTTACAGAAATGTAGACTTTGATACCCACACCGTCAGCCAGATAATTGCCGGCCATTTCTACCGGCAAGGCCTCTTTAGCATTGGTGACTGTTTTGTAGATGAGGCTAAGGCACCAGAGTCTACTGTTGCTATAAGATCTCTTTTCTCGGAAATGTATCTTATAATAGAAGCTATGAAGAATAGAAATCTAGAGCCTGCTTTAAATTGGGCTGCTGCCAACTCTGATAAGCTTAAAGAAAGTGGTTCAGATCTTCAGTTGAAACTTCATCGCTTGCAGTTTGTGGAGATCCTGCGAACTGGCAGTAGAAACGACGCTCTCAAGTATGCTAGAACACATATTACTCCTTTTGCCTCAAGTAATTTTGGTGAAATTCAGAAGCTCATGGCTTGTCTTTTGTATGCTGGAAAGCTTGACCACTCCCCGTATGCTGAGTTACTGTCTCCTGCTAATTGGAACTTAGTGGCCAACGAACTAACCAGACAATTCTGCAATCTTTTGGGGCAGTCATTTGAGAGCCCATTGAGCATGACTGTAGCAGCAGGGTTTCAAGGGTTACCGCCTCTTCTGAAGTTCATGACTGTAATGTCGGGGAAGAAACAGGAGTGGCAGACAATGAAACAGTTGCCCGTGCCGGTGGAGCTGGATAGAGAGTTTCAATTCCATTCTATCTTTGTATGCCCAGTATCAAAGGAGCAATCTAGTGACGAAAATCCGCCGATGTTGATGATTTGCGGCCATGTGCTGTGCAGGCAGTCGATCACTAAGATGTCTAAAAACAGCACCAAAACTTTCAAGTGCCCTTATTGTCCCTCTGACATTGATGCAACGCAGTGCAGGCCGTTACATTTCTGA